CTTTTGTTCCACCGCTTTCAGCCATTTTCGCCTATTGGATGGGAGGTGCCTTTTTAATGGCAGCGAAGCGACTCGTGGAAATGCGGCATCTGGGCTCACCCACGCGCGCTGGACAATACCGAAAGTCGCTCGCCTACTATAACAAAGAAAATATAATCCTCCAAATGTTCTTTTATGCGACAATGACAGCATTTCTTCTCGGAGTTTTCATTGCCCGCTATCACGTTGAATTGGTGATTATAATTCCTTTGCTGGCAGCATGCTTCACCGGCTACGTCAAAGCCGCTATTTCGGCGCCGATCGGAAATGAGCCTGAGGCTCTCTATAAAGAAAAGTGGCTCGCAGTACTTCTGGGGTTGACCTTCATCATAGGTGCCATCTTGCTTTTTATCAACCTGGATTTCATGCGGCGCATTTTCAACATCCAGAAGCCTGTGCTCCCGCCGCTTTGGCCAACCGCGGGGATGTGACCAATGTCTGAGCCCTGCATCCTCGAAGTACTGCATAGTCTCGACTACGGCGGGGCCGAGGTGCTGGCCGTAAGATTGGCGCAGCGATTTTCAATAAAGTATCCGGTTGCAATCGCTTTGATCGATGGCCGCGGCCCATTGGAGAAACATCTTGACACTCAACGCATTCGGACCTGCGTGATCGGTCGCAAACCAGGGTTGGATTGGGGATGTGTTTTTCGCCTAAGGCGAATGCTGATGGAACGAATGCCCGCGGTGATCATCGCTCATCAATATACGCCGTTTTTTTACTGTTCGGTTGCAAGAAGCTTAGTGAAACACTTCCCGATTATTTACGTCGAGCACGGGCGATTTTATCCCGACCACAAAAAATTACGGCGTTTTTTGTTTAATCGGTTTCTGCTTCGCAAAAATGATGTGATCGTTGCCGTAGGCCACGCCGTTAAGCGGGCGTTGGTTGAAAAGGAAGGATTTCCGGCACGACGTGTGTCGGTAATCTATAACGGGGTGGATTCGCGGCGGTTTGACAGTTGTTTTGCGAAAAGGAATGACTACCGCCGCTTGCTCGGTGCGATGCCTGATGATGTCATAGTGGCGCATGTGGCGAGGTTCGATCCACTGAAGGACCATCTTACTGCTGTGAAAGCGATGCAGGACCTGCGCAATAGCGCAATAAAATTGGTCCTCGTGGGCGACGGTCCGACGCGAACGGAGGTGGAAGCGACAGTGCGGGATATGAAGTTGGGGGACTCGGTTCAGGTACTTGGATATCGAGAGGATATTCCCGAGATTTTGATGGCAAGCGATATTTTTTTGCTAACTAGCCTCAACGAGGGAATTCCCGTTACTATTATCGAGGCCATGATGGCGGGGCTGCCGGTTGTAGCAACGGAGGTAGGCGGCGTTTCCGAAATTGTTGTGAATGGTGAAACGGGTTTGCTTGTCCCTCCGGGAAACCCGGACGCGATAGCAAAAGCCCTGCGGCAACTTGCGACCGATGTTGATCTGAGAATTAGGCTCGGGCGAGCTGGCCGGCAACGGGCGGAAATACTCTTTTCAGAAGACCGCATGTTTGCAGAGTATGATGCTATTGTGAGTAGGTTTATTACTCCAAACGCGCAGTAATCATTAGAAAAGACTGTCACTAGTAACGTGGTTGATATTCTGATGTGTGATTGACGCCGGCTAGAATTAGAATCTATGACCACTGATCATTAAGAATCAAATGACGGCGGCCAGGGGAGCCAGAATTGGATCGTTTATCGTGTTTGCCGATGATTGGGGGCGACATCCCTCGAGCTGTCAGCATATTTTTCGGCACCTGCTCGACGAATTCCCCGTGATGTGGGTCAATACAATCGGCATGCGACCACCGCGCCTGGATTTATTTACTCTTCGGCGGGGACTGGAAAAAGTGGGGCAGTGGCTGAAAATCTTCGATGCGAGACCAAGTCCGGCGATTTTGCCTCGTCCAAATATTTGCGAGAAAACTCCCAGGGTTGTCAATCCGGTAATGTGGCCTCGGTTAAGGCAAGGCTGGGAGCGAGCGTTCAATCGCATGCTTTTGAAGTGGCAACTCGCTGCAGAGGTCCGCCGCTATCCGAGGCCGCGCATCTTGGTCTCTACGGTGCCAGTAGCAGCGATTCTGGTCTCGGCTTTGCAAGTCGATCGATGGCTCTATTACTGCGTGGATGACTTTCGCAACTGGCCCGAAATGGATAAGGAAGGAATTGGGGATTTAGAGCGAAGTCTTGTGGAAGTTGCTGACGTTATCGTTGCGGCTAATGAGCAGTTAAAAAAGCATATAGAGGAATATGGGAAAACTGCTGTAGTCATCACGCATGGCATCAATTGGGAGATTTGGTCTTCGCCGGCGTGCCAAGCAACTCCCGAACCCGTCTCCGATTGGCTTCAGCGGTATGAACGACCCTGGATCGTGTTTTGGGGTTCCATCAATTGGCAGGTCGATGCAAACGCTGTGGCAGCAATAAGTGAGCGGCTCAAGCGGGGGAGTATTCTTCTGGTGGGACCGGTTAACACACACGATCCGAAGCTGAAAGAAAGTGCACGGGTCACAATGCCTGGTCCCATCCCTCAGGTTATGCTTCCGGTCTTAGCTTGTTATGCAGACGTGCTCATTATGCCCTATCGCCGTGGACCTGGTGTCGATGAATCCGAGCCGTTAAAGCTGCGAGAATATTTAGCGACGGACCGACCCGTAGTCGTTTGTGACATACCCGCCACTCGTCGGTGGGCAGATGCACTCGATATTGCGGCCACGCCAGAAGAGTTCGCCGCGTGCGTGGATTTTCGGGTCAAAACGGGGGTCGATCCCAGGCAGTTGGAGGCACGGCGGCGCGTCCGCGGCGAGAGTTGGGCGGAGAAGGCGAGGCAGTTCGTCGAGGTTGCTTTCGACTCGCTGGGATAGTGGGCCGATGGATTCGGCCCCTGGCCGGATGGGGTGATGCATGATAAAGATAATAATGAATGAGCGAGAGGGGGCGGGCAGTACCATACAGCGGTGAGGATGCAGTTGTGCAGCCTTTGAATTAGATTGTGCGATGCCGCAAAAAGAGTGATTGATTCATCGCAGACCTTGAGACGGCGATGCCAGCGAATCTGACACCGCAATATCTGAAGGCCGAGGAGGAATATCGGCGGGCTTCAACTCCAGAGGAGGAGTTGAAGTGGCTGCAGATAATGCTTCAGGAAATCCCGAAGCATAAAGGGACGGATAAGCTCCAGGCGGAGCTGAAGAGGAAAATCAGTGAGGTCAAGAAGCAGATCCAGACAGAGCGGAGCACAGGGCGACGCACCCGGGGATTTCGCATTCCGCGCCAGGGGGCAGGAACGGTCGTCATTTTGGGTGGACCCAATGCGGGGAAGAGTGCCCTCTTGCGTGCGCTGACTCGCGCCACACCGGAGGTGGCACCCTATCCATTCACGACGAAGGTGCCTTTACCCGGGATGATGCCGTGGGAGGACGTGTTCGTCCAACTGATTGATACTCCGCCGATTACTGCGGACTTTATCGACCCGTGCATGCACGGGCTTATTCGGAGTGCCGATCTAGCCCTGCTCATGGTCGATCTGGGGGCTGATGAAGGAATCGTGCAGTGCCAGGAGGTCATTGACAAGCTGAATAAAACGAAGAGTCGTTTGAGCGCCACGTCTTATCTGGACGAAGAAGACGTGGGACTATCTTATACGCGGGCATTTCTTGTGCCGAATAAAATAGACTTAGAAGAAGCACCTGCGCGCCTCGAGCTTCTTCATGAACTTCTGCCGCTGGATTTTCCAGAGTATGTGATTTCCGCGGAAAAAGGCATCGGTTTGGAGCCGCTTCGGGAAGCGATCTACAAGGCGCTGGACGTCGTCCGTGTGTATGCCAAGCCTCCCTCTGCGAAAGAGCCCGATCTGGAGCGGCCATTCACATTTCGCCGTGGCAGCACCGTTGCTGACATGGCAGCAGAAATTCACAAGGATCTGGCGAAAAACCTGAAATTCGCGCGGGTTTGGGGATCGGCAGTCCATCCCGGGACGATTGTCAAAGGTGATTACGTGCTGCAGGATCGCGATATTGTTGAGCTTCATATGTAGTACCGGATTGTCACAAACCCAACGGATAGAGATCCACTATTCATAATGTACATGACATAGTAGCGATTAAAGCGCATAGCGTTGAAATTTCAGAACTTATGGGGAGTATTTGTGACTGTGACGAACGCGGAGATTGCGGCAGTTTTTGAGCAGATTGCGGACCTTTTAGAGTTCCAAGGGGCAAATCCGTTCCGAGTCCGAGCTTATCGCACGGCAGCCCGAACAATCAGCGAACTGACCGAGCCAGTAGCGGAGCTGGCTCACGCAGGCCCAGACGCACTCACCGAGTTGCCTGGTATCGGAGCCGATTTGGCCGACAAGATCACGACCCTCGTCAACACAGGGTCGTTGCCACTTTTGGAAGAGTTAAAAGCCCAGGTGCCCGAGAGTGTTTTGACTCTCATGCGGGTTCCGGGGTTGGGACCGAAGCGCGTTGCTGCAATTTATAACAAATTGAAGATTAAAACGCTTGAGGAGTTGCGCGAGGCTTGTCTTCAGCATAAAATCCGCGATTTGGAGGGCTTTGGGGCGAAAACTGAGGAGAACATTCTCAAGGGTATAGAGGCGGCGCTTCTCGCGACCCAGCGTATCCTGTGGTGTGACGCGGATCAGATCGTCCAGGAGATTCTTGCTCATCTGGAGGGAACCAAGGGGTTGCGCCGCCTGGCCCCGGCTGGAAGTTATCGCCGCGGTAAAGATACCGTCGGTGATCTCGATTTTCTGGCCGTTGCCGACGACCCCAATCCGGTTATGGATCGCCTGGCAAAGTACCGAGCGGTGAAGGATGTTATTGCTCGCGGCGATACAAAGATGTCGGTGGTGCTGCAATCGGGACTTCATGTGGACCTGCGGGTGGTTCCGGAAGAATCTTTCGGGGCGGCGCTGCAGTATTTTACAGGCTCAAAAGAGCACAACGTTATTTTGCGGGGCATGGCTAAAGACCTGGGACTCAAGATCAACGAGTATGGCGTCTTTCGGGGGGATAAACGTATCGCTGGACGCGAAGAGGAAGAGGTCTACGGGGCATTGGGACTGCCGTGGTTTCCGCCGGAGTTGCGAGAAGGCCGAAAGGAGTTCGAATGGGCAGCCGCCGGATCCCTGCCAGAGCTTATTACACTGGAGGACATCCGAGGCGATTTGCATATGCATAGTACGTGGTCGGACGGTCTGGCGACGATCGAGGAGATGGCTGAAGCGGCCAGGAAAAAGGGGTACCAGTACATCGCAATCACCGACCACTCTCAGCGCGTCAGTGTTGCCAACGGACTGAATCCGGAGCGGCTCCTTTCCCAGTGGAATGCGCTCGATCAGTTGGCAGGTAAATGGCGAAACTTTCGGATTTTAAAAGGGGTTGAAGTGGACATTCTGGAGGATGGACGTTTGGACCTCCCCGACGAAGTGCTCAATCAAGCGGATTGGGTAGTGGCCAGCGTGCATTTTGGCCAGAATCAATCCCGGGAGGAAATTACCCGACGGATAATCGGGGCTCTCAAACATCCTGCCGTGTGTGCTATTGCTCATCCAACCGGTCGGTTACTTCTCGAACGGCCGGCTTACCAGGTGGATCTCGACGCAGTGTTGCGCGCAGCCCGGGATTACGGGAAGATGATGGAGCTTAATGCGCACCCGCGACGCCTGGACCTCGACGACGTAGCCTGTGCGGCCGCCAAAGCGTACGGTGTCCCTATTGCAATTTCGACAGATGCGCATAGCATAAATGGACTCGAGGCTATGCGCTACGGGGTCCTTCAGGCCCGCCGGGGCGGACTGACGAAGGCAGACGTTGTCAATACCCTGCCCTGGGGAGAATTGAAAAGGCGGCTGCCTCGATACCGTAGATAAACCCGATTCACTCGGGATTCGTGCCGCGTAAGGCCGTCTGAAGGGATTTCCAATTGAGTAAGGGATGTTTCCCCGACCAAGCGTAAGCTGCGCGCCGGTGTTTCCTCATTTATACAGCTTCAGAAGTCACGATCTATGAAAATCCACGAGTATCAAGCCAAGGCGTTGTTCCGAGAGTTTGGGGTTCCCGTGCCCGCTGGCAAGGTGGCGGAAACTCCCGAGGAAGCGGGCCACCTCTTTGACGAGCTGGCGGTGCCACGGGCGGTTGTCAAGGCCCAGATTCATGCCGGAGGAAGGGGAAAGGGAACCTTTCGTGAGTTTCCCGACCAGCACGGGGTACAGCTGGTAATGTCTTCGGAAGAGACGCGGGAGGTTGCGGGCCGGATGCTCGGGCACACATTGGTGACGGCGCAAACCGGGCCAGAAGGACGGGTAGTTCGCCGCGTCCTAGTCGAGGAAGCGACTGATGTCACACGCGAACTGTACGTGGGAATGGTGGTGGACCGACAGCGAGCAAGCCCTGTCATATTGGCCTCGACGGCAGGTGGAATGGATATCGAGACTGTTGCGGCGACCCAACCGGAAGCCATTTTCTATGAACCCGTGGACATTGGTTTGGGCGTCCGCGCCTATCAGAGCCGCAAGTTGAGCCAGAAGCTAGGACTGGGTCAGGGCGATTTTGCTCGGCAGTTGGATTTGGTGCTCCGGGGAATATCGAGGATTTTTGTGGAAAAAGACTGTAGTTTGGTGGAAATCAATCCTTTGGGAGTCACTGCGGACGGGCGTCTTTTGGCAATGGACGCCAAGATCAACTTTGACGATAACGCTGCATTCCGACATCCGGAATGGAAAGAGTTGCGAGATGTCGATGAGGAAGATCCGATTGAGCTTCGGGCAAGCGAAGCGGGACTGAGCTATGTCAAACTGGATGGGGATATTGGGTGCCTCGTGAATGGAGCGGGTTTGGCGATGAGCACGATGGACCTGATCATGCTCCACGGAGGGCGTCCGGCCAACTTTCTGGATGTCGGTGGAGGTGCGGACCTCAACCAGGTGATCGAGGCGTTTCGGATTCTCCTAGCTGATTCTAAAGTCAGGGCGGTGCTGGTGAATATTTTTGGCGGGATCATGCGCTGCAGCACCATTGCTCAGGCCCTCGTGGAGGCGCACCGTACGGTAGGGATTACCGTTCCCGTGGTCGTTCGCCTGGAAGGGAATGAAGTGGAACAAGGGCGTAAGATTTTGGCAGAGAGCGGTTTGGCGATTATCCCGGCCAACGATCTGACGGATGCTGCACAGAAGGTGGTTGCCGCAGCAGCAGGCCGTTGATGACTCGGCTTTTGGGGGTGACGGGGCTCAAAGTTTTGCGGCAAACGAAGTTGTTCCGCGTGGGATGTGGTCTCACCATCGAGGAATACGTTTTCATAGCCCTTTTACACGGTTTCTTTTATGAGCATCTTGGTTAACAAAGGCACACGGGTCATTTGTCAGGGAATCACAGGCAAGGCTGGAAGATTTCACACCCAGCAGTGCCTGGCTTATGGCACCCAGGTCGTTGGCGGGGTCACGCCAGGGAAGGGAGGAACCACCGTCGACGGGGTGCCCGTATTCGACACTGTGGAAGAGGCGGTGCGCTCCACGGGTGCTGACGCGACGATGATATTTGTGCCACCACCCTTTGCGGCCGATGCCATCCTGGAAGCCGTGGATGCAGGAATTAAGCTGATCGTCGCGATTACGGAGGGTATTCCCACTTTGGACATGGTCCGCGTCATGCCGGTTGTCCGCCGAGCCGGGGCCCGACTTATTGGACCCAATTGCCCCGGAGTGATTACCCCCGGCGAATGTAAAATTGGGATCATGCCGGGTTACATCCACAGGCCGGGACGCATTGGGGTGGTCAGCCGATCAGGAACATTAACGTACGAGGCTGTGTGGCAGTTAACGCAGAGGGGACTCGGCCAATCGACCTGCATAGGCCTGGGAGGAGATCCCGTCGTGGGAACGAGCTTTATTGATGTGCTGGAACTGTTTGCCGCCGATTCCCAAACCGAAGGTGTTTTCCTGATTGGGGAAATTGGCGGAAATGCAGAGGAACTCGCCGCAGAATATATCGCCAAGCACTTCCCCAAGCCGGTAGCAGCGTTCATTGCGGGAAGAACGGCCCCGCCGGGCAAACGGATGGGCCATGCAGGGGCCGTCATCTCGGGTGGAAAGGGGACCGCAGATGATAAAATCAGGGCCTTGAAAGCGGCCGGCATCGAAGTCGCCGAAAGCCCGGCGGACATGGGCGAGGCAATGGAACGGGCATTGAAAAAGTGGCGGCGATGACGCCCGTTCGCGGCTGCCCAATCGCGGCAGCCTATATTTGACTGGCCTAACTTGACAGCGGATCACTGAGGGTCGCCTTCCAGAGCGCGGGCAAGCTTCTGAAGCGCCTCGGTTTCGATTTGCCGGACCCGCTCTCGAGTGAGACCCAGAATCTCCCCGATTTCCTTGAGGGTTTTAGGCTGCTTGTCGTCCAGACCAAATCGCATTCGCAAAACGGCAGCCTCTCGCGGGTCCATGTCTTTCAGTTTTTCCCGAATATGATTGA
This is a stretch of genomic DNA from Thermogutta terrifontis. It encodes these proteins:
- the sucD gene encoding succinate--CoA ligase subunit alpha, which codes for MSILVNKGTRVICQGITGKAGRFHTQQCLAYGTQVVGGVTPGKGGTTVDGVPVFDTVEEAVRSTGADATMIFVPPPFAADAILEAVDAGIKLIVAITEGIPTLDMVRVMPVVRRAGARLIGPNCPGVITPGECKIGIMPGYIHRPGRIGVVSRSGTLTYEAVWQLTQRGLGQSTCIGLGGDPVVGTSFIDVLELFAADSQTEGVFLIGEIGGNAEELAAEYIAKHFPKPVAAFIAGRTAPPGKRMGHAGAVISGGKGTADDKIRALKAAGIEVAESPADMGEAMERALKKWRR
- a CDS encoding GTPase, which translates into the protein MPANLTPQYLKAEEEYRRASTPEEELKWLQIMLQEIPKHKGTDKLQAELKRKISEVKKQIQTERSTGRRTRGFRIPRQGAGTVVILGGPNAGKSALLRALTRATPEVAPYPFTTKVPLPGMMPWEDVFVQLIDTPPITADFIDPCMHGLIRSADLALLMVDLGADEGIVQCQEVIDKLNKTKSRLSATSYLDEEDVGLSYTRAFLVPNKIDLEEAPARLELLHELLPLDFPEYVISAEKGIGLEPLREAIYKALDVVRVYAKPPSAKEPDLERPFTFRRGSTVADMAAEIHKDLAKNLKFARVWGSAVHPGTIVKGDYVLQDRDIVELHM
- the polX gene encoding DNA polymerase/3'-5' exonuclease PolX, producing MTVTNAEIAAVFEQIADLLEFQGANPFRVRAYRTAARTISELTEPVAELAHAGPDALTELPGIGADLADKITTLVNTGSLPLLEELKAQVPESVLTLMRVPGLGPKRVAAIYNKLKIKTLEELREACLQHKIRDLEGFGAKTEENILKGIEAALLATQRILWCDADQIVQEILAHLEGTKGLRRLAPAGSYRRGKDTVGDLDFLAVADDPNPVMDRLAKYRAVKDVIARGDTKMSVVLQSGLHVDLRVVPEESFGAALQYFTGSKEHNVILRGMAKDLGLKINEYGVFRGDKRIAGREEEEVYGALGLPWFPPELREGRKEFEWAAAGSLPELITLEDIRGDLHMHSTWSDGLATIEEMAEAARKKGYQYIAITDHSQRVSVANGLNPERLLSQWNALDQLAGKWRNFRILKGVEVDILEDGRLDLPDEVLNQADWVVASVHFGQNQSREEITRRIIGALKHPAVCAIAHPTGRLLLERPAYQVDLDAVLRAARDYGKMMELNAHPRRLDLDDVACAAAKAYGVPIAISTDAHSINGLEAMRYGVLQARRGGLTKADVVNTLPWGELKRRLPRYRR
- the sucC gene encoding ADP-forming succinate--CoA ligase subunit beta is translated as MKIHEYQAKALFREFGVPVPAGKVAETPEEAGHLFDELAVPRAVVKAQIHAGGRGKGTFREFPDQHGVQLVMSSEETREVAGRMLGHTLVTAQTGPEGRVVRRVLVEEATDVTRELYVGMVVDRQRASPVILASTAGGMDIETVAATQPEAIFYEPVDIGLGVRAYQSRKLSQKLGLGQGDFARQLDLVLRGISRIFVEKDCSLVEINPLGVTADGRLLAMDAKINFDDNAAFRHPEWKELRDVDEEDPIELRASEAGLSYVKLDGDIGCLVNGAGLAMSTMDLIMLHGGRPANFLDVGGGADLNQVIEAFRILLADSKVRAVLVNIFGGIMRCSTIAQALVEAHRTVGITVPVVVRLEGNEVEQGRKILAESGLAIIPANDLTDAAQKVVAAAAGR
- a CDS encoding glycosyltransferase encodes the protein MTAARGARIGSFIVFADDWGRHPSSCQHIFRHLLDEFPVMWVNTIGMRPPRLDLFTLRRGLEKVGQWLKIFDARPSPAILPRPNICEKTPRVVNPVMWPRLRQGWERAFNRMLLKWQLAAEVRRYPRPRILVSTVPVAAILVSALQVDRWLYYCVDDFRNWPEMDKEGIGDLERSLVEVADVIVAANEQLKKHIEEYGKTAVVITHGINWEIWSSPACQATPEPVSDWLQRYERPWIVFWGSINWQVDANAVAAISERLKRGSILLVGPVNTHDPKLKESARVTMPGPIPQVMLPVLACYADVLIMPYRRGPGVDESEPLKLREYLATDRPVVVCDIPATRRWADALDIAATPEEFAACVDFRVKTGVDPRQLEARRRVRGESWAEKARQFVEVAFDSLG
- a CDS encoding glycosyltransferase, with protein sequence MSEPCILEVLHSLDYGGAEVLAVRLAQRFSIKYPVAIALIDGRGPLEKHLDTQRIRTCVIGRKPGLDWGCVFRLRRMLMERMPAVIIAHQYTPFFYCSVARSLVKHFPIIYVEHGRFYPDHKKLRRFLFNRFLLRKNDVIVAVGHAVKRALVEKEGFPARRVSVIYNGVDSRRFDSCFAKRNDYRRLLGAMPDDVIVAHVARFDPLKDHLTAVKAMQDLRNSAIKLVLVGDGPTRTEVEATVRDMKLGDSVQVLGYREDIPEILMASDIFLLTSLNEGIPVTIIEAMMAGLPVVATEVGGVSEIVVNGETGLLVPPGNPDAIAKALRQLATDVDLRIRLGRAGRQRAEILFSEDRMFAEYDAIVSRFITPNAQ